The nucleotide sequence TGGGTGAGTTGGGTCTGTTGGGAATCACTGTTCCTGAACAGTTTGGCGGTGCAGGGATGGATGCCACAGCGGCGACCATCGTTCATGAAGAATTCTCGGCCGCGGATCCGGGCTTCTGCCTGGCTTACCTGGCGCACTCCATGCTTTGCGTGAACAACATTGCCGTGAACGGCAGTGATGAACAGCGCCACCGTATTTTGCCAAAGCTTTGCTCTGGTGAATGGGTTGGTTCCATGGCGATGTCAGAACCTGCAATCGGAACAGACGTTCTGGGCATGCAGACGACGGCCGTAAAAAAAGGTGATGAGTATATCATCAACGGCCGCAAAATGTGGATCACCAACGGCACGATTGATGAAAACAACACCGCTTGTGATCTGGTTCTGGTTTATGCCCGCACGGGTGAAAAACACGGCCGCGCTTTGATTTCCACTTTCCTGGTTGAAAAAAGCCACAAAGGTTTCGAAGTTGGTCAGAAGATCAAAGACAAATTGGGCATGCGTGGTTCCAACACCGCGGAACTTGTCTTCCAGGATTGTCACGTTCCCGCTTCTTCACTGATCGGTCACGAAGGTGATTCCATGCTGCACATGATGCGCAACCTTGAAATCGAGCGCCTGACCTTGGCGGCGATGAGCCTGGGTATTGCCCGTCGTTCTATCGAAATCATGAACCGTTACGCGACAGAGCGTGAGGCCTTCGGCAAATCTTTGAACCACTTCGGTCAGATGCAGCGTTATATCGCCGATTCCTACGCTGAATACAAAGCGGCTCGTGCGTATGTATACGAAACGGCACGCCGTATGGATTTGAACAAAGAAGGCAACCGTCTGGATTCTGACGGTGTGAAGCTTGTGGCAACCACTATGGCGAAAAACGTGGCGGACCGCGCGATCCAGGTTCTGGGTGGTTACGGTTATGTGGGCGAATACGTGGTGGAAAGACTTTGGAGAGACGCGAAGTTGCTTGAGATCGGTGGCGGCACTTTGGAAGCCCACCAGAAGAACATCACTCGCGACCTGGCAAAAAATCCGGAAGCTCTTTACAAATAGTCCTGTCTACAGAGGTCAGAATGTTCCCATACGGGCCCGAACTTGAAATCAATGCCAATCTTCGCGTGAACTACCAGCTGGTGCTGGAGAAGATCGGGCCCCTGCTGACTGATGAACGCCGCCAGAAGATCGAAAAAGTGGTGGCGCTTCGCAATTTTGACACGGCCGTGGTGCTTGAGGGCATCTATGACCGTGGCAATATTTCTGCCGTGATGAGATCCGCTGAGGGTCTTGGATTTGGCAATTTCCATGTTATTGAAACCCAGGAAAAATTCAAAGAAGCCAATCGTGTCACCCAAGGGGCTGACAAGTGGGTCGAAGTCAAAAAATGGAAAAAGACTGCGGACTGCGTGAAGGCTTTGAAGAATCAGGGTTACAAAATCTATGTGACCCATCTGGATGCAAACGCCAAACCTCTGCATGAAATTGACTTCAGCGGCAAGAGCGCTCTGGTGCTTGGTAACGAGCGCGACGGTGTGACCCCGGAAATGATTGCAGCGGCCGATCAGACGATCATCATTCCCATGACGGGCTTTGTGCAAAGTTTCAACATTTCCGTGGCTGGTGCCCTGGGTCTGTATCATATTTCCCAGGACCGACTGAACCGCCGTGGAACCAACGCCTCCCTGACTGATGAAGAGCAGGGGATCTTGCGTGCTCACTATTACATGAGAACCCAGGACAGTGCGGCCCAGTATCTGGAAGAAATGTTTTCCCGCGGAAATCTGTAACACTTCAAACTTGTGTCGCCCTTTAATTTCCAATAACCTTATTGGAAAGAAAGGGGACTCCAATGAAGAAACTGCTTTTGCTTCCCGTTCTGTTTGCGGTCGCTGCTTGTGCGGAAAAGACCGTAAGCCTTACTCCGGATAAACCGGTCAGCACTAAAATTCCTTTTTTCATGACAAGACCTCAGCCGACAACTCCGGTAGAGCTGGTGTTTGATAATGATCATGCCACCGCCAAGCCCATGAACTATCGCAAGAATGATTCTTTGCGCATGTCTGGTAGTGCCACCTTCAGCCCGAAGGCGCTGAAAGAGGTTTCTAAGCCTGTTAAAAAGAACAAAGCCTCGTTGTATGTTTTCGATCTGCGCCAGGAATCCCATGGTCTGATCAATGACATCCCGGTGACCTGGTATGCGGATCGAGACTGGGCCAATGCGGATTTGAACCACGAAGAAGCTGTTCGCCGTGAGCGCCGTTTGTTGGGTGATCTGCGTGTCGGGGAAAAGATCGGCACCACCACCATTCAAAGCATCGAAACCGAAGAAAGCATGATCCGCACCGGGGGCCACCAGTACGTGCGCCTGACAGTGACGGACCATGTGCGCCCGGTGGATTCTGAAGTGGATCGTTTTATTGAAAGCGTGCGCGCATTGCCGGAAAATGCCTGGGTGCATTTCCACTGTCGTGCTGGCAAAGGCCGGACGACGACATTTATGGTTTTGTACGACATGCTGAAAAATGCCAAGGCGGATTCGTTTGAAGCAATCATCAAGCACAATACTGAACTAAGCAATGACTATGATGTCCTGACCGTGCCTGCGGATGAAAAGGACTGGAAGTATCCTTATCAGAAAGAACGTGCGGCGTTCGTCACAGAGTTTTATAATTATGCCAAAGCCCATCCAAACGGAGAGGGCATGCTTTGGGGTGAGTGGGTGTTGAGATGAGATATTTGATGATTGTGGCCGTAGCCCTGGTGTTGTCTGCCTGTGCGACCAAGAAAACCAAGGATCTGGATTTTGATGATTTGCCGGCAGAAAAGAAAGCCGCCGCGAAGTCGTCGAAGTCCGACAAGGCCCCGAAAGCCGAAGCGAGCCCTGCTGAAATGGCCCGTAATTCCGGAATTGTGGTGGACCCGCAGGGGCTGGCGTTGTTGGATCGTATGACCAAGGCGGTGGAGCTTTACGTGCACAAAGGGAGCAAGAAGGAATTCAACACCCTTTGCAAAGACAAGCGCTTTGACTGTTTCGTGAATGATAAATTCCACCCGGCGAAAAAGAAGAAGACCGCACGCGGAATTCCTCCCTATGCCAGCGGCTCGAAAATGGGCCTGCAAGGGGAAGAGCGCATTCAGCTTCGTTACGAATTCTATCCTTAGTTTTTTCTTATGATGATGGACTTCATCAGGGGCTCCTGATCCGGGAGCTCAAAGTCCATTCCTTGTGCCGGAGCCGGCAGGATTTTGAACGAAAATTCGCGCTTGAGTTTGTTCAGGCGCAGATGCAAATCGCCGGTCGTCCACTTTTCATAGTTCGTACAGAACAACAACAAACCATCTTTTTGCAGACAGTACAGGCAGTTGATCAAAAGCTCGTCGAAGCTTTTGCTGATTGAGAACACACCACCTTTGGATCGGCCGAAGGACGGAGGGTCACAGACGATCAATCCGAACTTGCGTTTGCGTCGGATGGTGCCCTTTAAGAACAAGATGCAATCCTGCACCCAGAATTCATGATTTTCAGCTTCCGGATCCAGACCGTTCAGGACGAAGTTTTGTTTGCTCCAGTCGATGAAGTTCTGGGACACGTCGACCGTGCAAACTTCGCGCGCGCCAGCCAGGGCTGATACGACGCTAAAGCCGCTGGTGTATGAAAACAGATTTAAAACGCTGCGGTCCTGAGCGTGTTCTTTGACCCACAGACGGTTTTCGCGCTGATCCAGGAACAGGCCCGGTGACAAACCGGTATCACTGCGCAGATCGTACAGCACGCCGTTTTCCTTGGCCTGCCAGCGGGTGGCGGTATTACCGATCTTCCACAGCAGTTCGGCGTTGGGATCTTCGCCACGATTAAGCATTTTGCGAATCAGGATCTTTTTGTGATATTTCTTTGCGATTTTTTCAAAGCGCAGCAGATCCTGCACGGTGGGGTCGGATTCTTTGTACCAGTAAACCCAAAGATGATCGCCGTACTGATCAATGCGGTAAGTGTCCATCTCGCGGTGGCTGAGGCGCAGACATTCGTCGGTCAGGGTCATAAAATTGAACATGCGTTCGCGGCGCTGGAAGGCCTCGTTCAGAATTTGTTCTTCCGGGTCCGTGGTGGCGTTGTCTTCGGCCCAGTGAGGCAGGGCCGTTTCAAAGCGCACGGCCTGGCCATTCAGTTCAAAGCCCAAAACCTGAGAATGCAGGCACAGGCGGAAGTGACGTGAACCATTGTGTTCGCTGTCGCCCAGAATGGCGATGCCATTGGCTTCAGCATGCAGACGGATCTGGTGAGGTTTGCCGGAGTGAGGCACGGCCTCCCACAACTGATAAGGACCCAATGATTTCACCCATTTGAAGCTGGTTTTGGAATTGGGCTCGGCAGTCTCGCGGCTGACAAAGACGTTTTTTTCCTTCTGGATGAAGGACTCATAAGTGAATTCAGTGCGAGCGATTTTTTTGTCGGTCAGGAAAAGGTACTTCTTTTCAACCTTGTGCTGTTCAAAGGCTTGCGTCAGTTGTGCCGCAATTTCAGAGCTGGTGGCAAAGACCAAAGCGCCCGAAGTCGCCTTGTCCAGACGATGCACGGTGTAGAGCTTGCGATCCAGCTCTTCTTCATAAATTTCGACACAGCCGCGCTGACCATACTCGGGCGTATGGGTGTTCAGACCTGCAATCTTGTCAACGAAGATGCAGCCCGCTATTTCGGTGTGTTGAAGCTTAATTATCCGTGTCATCCGACTACTATAATTCGGTTTTTATTGTGGGTCACTGGGAGATTCGTTAGAACTTATAGCTGGACCTCGCCGCTCAGACAGTCCTCGTTCGTGTTTTTTTGGCGGTGGCTCCGCTGAGGCTGTTTTGCCTCACTGCGGAACTCGCGTCGATGTCCAGCTATAAGTTCTAACGAATCTAACGGAGGCCTTTGTTTTTATGAAAAACCGTATTCTAGTTCTTGCCCTGATGTTGATGCCGTTTATGGTTGGTTGTGGGATTCAATCGCTTCCTCAATCTAAGAATGCTACTGAGGCTGCTTTGGCTGAAGTGAACAATCAATACAAACGTCGGGCTGATTTGATTCCGAATCTTGTGAATGTTGTTAAGGGTTATGCGAAGCACGAAGAAGCTACTTTGACGGCGGTGACTGAGGCTCGTGCCAAAGCGACTTCCATGCAGATTGATCCTTCCAAGGTGACGCCTGAACAGCTTGCTAAATTCCAGCAGGCGCAAAGTGGTTTGTCTCAGGCTTTGGGTCGTTTGATGGTGGTGTCTGAACAGTACCCGCAATTGAAAGCGGATCAGAACTTCCGTGATCTTCAGGCGCAGCTTGAGGGCACTGAAAACCGCATCACGATTGCTCGTCAAAGATACATTGAAACGATCAATGCATTTAACAATCAGGTCAGCGTTCCGCCGACTAGCTGGACAAATGCGATCATGTATCACTTCGAAAAAATGCCTCAGTGGGACATGACTCCGGAAGAAAAGGCTTCTGCTGAAAAAGCTCCGGAAGTGAAGTTCTAGTTTGTCAGGGAACATGCGTTTACTGACAGTTTCCTTTTTCGCATTCTTCTTGGCCCTGAGTCTTTCGGCTCGGGCTGAGTTCCAAGTGCCGACCTTGACCGGTCCTGTGATGGACGAGGTTGGCTATCTTTCCCGCAATGACCGTCAAGAGCTGATGCAGCTTCTTTATGACTTCAACAAACGCGGGGTCGCTCAAGTTCAGGTTTTGATCGTTCCCACCTTGGATGGTATGCCCATCGAGATGGCTTCTATTGCTGTCACTGACAAATGGAAGCTGGGGGACGAGAAAAAAGACAACGGGGTTTTGTTCCTGATTGCGGCGAATGACCGCAAGCTGCGTATCGAAGTCGGGCAGGGCCTTGAAGGCGCAATTCCCGATGTGATCGCTAGTCGGATCATTCGTGATCAGGTGGTGCCGTTGTTCCGTGCCCGTCAGTTTTCTGCCGGTATCGTTCTGGGCACACACGAAATTCTGCGCCTGGCGGATAAAGAGTTCGCTGAACAAAATGGGTTGCAGGAAGGTGTTCCTGCAAAAAGTGACCGTGATGGTTCCGGTGGTGATATTCCCATTGGTGTGATCATCATTCTTTTCATCATTATTTCTATCCTGGGTCGCTTTGGTGGCGGTCGTGGGCGTCATCTTCGTGGTGGCGGCTGGGGCGGTGGCTATGGCGGCGGTGGAGGATGGTCTTCTGGTGGAGGAGGCGGCGGCTGGTCCGGTGGCGGCGGCGGCTTCAGCGGTGGGGGCTCATCCGGCAGTTGGTAATGCCGTGGCTCTCGGTCCTTGGCTTGGGTTATGGCCTTAGTGCCTTGCTCGCTCGGACAGTCCTCGCTCTTTTTGGTTTTTTGTGGCTGCCGCTGGTGGAATTTGGGTTCGCTGCGGAACTCGCGCTCAAGGCACTAAGGCCATAGCCCAAGCCAAGGCGGAGTATCGGCTTACCAACCTGGATTCGCTTTTTTCTTGAAACCTAACCTCGGCGGTTCAGTTGTGGGTTTGGTTGGTAGAATTGATTTTTTTGAGGGAACTTTATGGCTTGGATTAATAAATATCTTTCTGAGGCTGATCTTGCGCGGATTGAGGCGGCTATTTCCAAAATGGAAGAAGCCACTTCTGGAGAGATTGTTCCTGTAATTGTTCGTCGGTCTTCAGCCGTGGGGCATGTGCCTTTGACGCTGACTTTGCTTTTGACTCTGTTTTTGGTCATTGTTGAGTTTCCGTTCAGTGACTGGTTGTGGGTGACCCCTTGGGTTTATCTGTGGCCGGTGATAGTGGTTGCGTTTTATGCGCTTTCTCATGTGTTGGCGAAGAGCAAGTGGATTCAGAAGCTGTTTGTGCCTGAAAAGGACGAAGTCGATTCTGTTCATCAGCGCGCGCATTTGGAATTCTATCTAAACCGTATTCATCGCACGGAAGGCGGGACCGGGGTTTTGATCTTTGTTTCTGTGATGGAAAAAAAGGCGGTCGTGCTGGCCGATGAGGGAATTTCCAAAAAGCTTCCGAAGGAACACTGGGATGAAATTCTTGGAATTCTGGGGAAGAGCCTTCATCAAGGGCAGTGGGCACAAGGTTTCGTGGCGGCTATCGAGGCTTGCGGTAAAGATCTGCAGACCCATTTCCCGCTGGCTTCCGCTGGGACCAACGAGCTTAAAAATCATCTTATTATCAAAGATTAAGGATTCTGGCGCCACGGCGCGCCAGTTCATTCCTTGCGTTCTTCCGGGCTTCATTGATAGTCTGGGACCCTCTGTGCAGTCGTAGTTCAATGGATAGAGCACTTGGCTTCGAATCAAGTAAACCGAAAAGTTCTTGATCGAAAAAAAGTATTGTTTCCAAGGTGTTATGAGACTGCTAAAGTTGCATTGTTGCCAAAGGGTCCCCAGAGGGTCCAAATGGCAGAGCTACTAAATCGTTTTGTTCATTATGTGCGGCTGTAGTTCAGCTGGATAGAGCACCTGGCTTCGAACCAGGGGGTCGGGAGTTCGAATCTCTCCAGCCGCACCACTCTTTTTAAGTCTTAACTACAGTTAAAGCATTTTTTAGAAGGCTTAGCGTGGCTAGCCTTGCGTAGTTCTTCCTCGCCGTGCTTAGATGGGCTTTGTTATGTCGCTTTTCAACAGCGTTGTCTTTATGCTTAACTAAGACATTCAGAATTCTTGTAGTGGACTTACTACTGGTCATAGTTGTTATTCTTTTACCTCGCCCACGCGATGGCTTCTCATGGTTAGCGACGAGGAAGGCTAGCAACACCAAATTGCGATATCCTATTCTAGTTCTATGTAAGCTCGTATTAGTTGTGATTGTAAAAAAGTTCTTACAGAATGCGCATCTCCACCTTAATGCACTTTTCTTATCTTGATTACACCTGCGGCTACTACAATACGGGCATTCTACATTTGTGCCATTACTCCAACCGCGTGCGAGCAGTAAAAATCGTTCGAGCTTTGGCGTGTCCTGATAGCGCGTGGAAAACTTTTTGAACTGCAAAGCAATTTTTGGGGACCCCCAAAAACGTGTCATATCTTTCATTCCTGACTTTTATCCTGAGCACTTCTTTTTTTCAAGCCTGTGTTTTTAAGTAGTCCAGAAAAAATGTGTTTTTAAGTGGTCCAATATTGAAAATCGATTTTTACAAAACTGTGAATAAGCTGCAAAGGAGAATGTATGAGTGTAAAAATCATATGTATTGCAATTGTGGCACAAAGAATTGGTGTTTCTAAATCGACAATTTTAAGAATGGAGCGAGCGGGAAAATTCGTTCCTAGAGCGAAGATATCGCCTGGGAGGTTTGGATACTCTGAGCAGGACGTCGAGCGCTGGATTCAAAGTAAGTTCGTGGAAACAGAAAGTAGAAGTCTTACCGAATCGGATATGGCTTCTTTGCCCTATGGTCGTGATGTTGCACAAAGAAACAACCGCTCCGGAGGCCGAAATGCAAATGGATAACGTACAACGCTGGAAAGTTGTTCGCGGTGGTGCCATCGCAAATAGAAATGGTCTTCCCGGATTTAATGACGAAACCGCTGAAAGAATCAAGAGCTTGCTTTATCAAGGTCGATATTTACTGACGACTGTTGATACCCAGTCGCGCATCGAAATAGGGCGCATTGCAAGTGCCCTTCAAGAAATCTTAGGCAAATCGTTTTGGGAAACTGTGGGCCAACACTGGCTTAGACCCGTAATGGCAGAGGGCGAGGTGTTGGCTAAATTTGTATCAAACAGAAGGCGTCATCTAGAGATCTCAATGCAAATGTTTAGGTTTGCGGTTTCTGCGGGAAGAGCATGCCCAAGATCGATACCGGCGGACTCATACGTACATATTATGCGCGAGGTAGAAAAAATTAGAGAGACGCCTCAAAAAAAGAGGTTCATCAAAATTCTAGTAAATGAAGGAAAAAAAGGAACTGTTGACCTTTATCGAACGAAAAGACTTAGAGAAGAGTTGAGGGTAATAAGGGAAGAAATTTTTGGCTTTGGAGATAGAGACCTGAAGGAAAAGCAGCTTAAGAGAAAAGTGCATTCTTTGTGG is from Bdellovibrio bacteriovorus str. Tiberius and encodes:
- a CDS encoding helix-turn-helix transcriptional regulator, yielding MSVKIICIAIVAQRIGVSKSTILRMERAGKFVPRAKISPGRFGYSEQDVERWIQSKFVETESRSLTESDMASLPYGRDVAQRNNRSGGRNANG
- a CDS encoding TPM domain-containing protein — its product is MRLLTVSFFAFFLALSLSARAEFQVPTLTGPVMDEVGYLSRNDRQELMQLLYDFNKRGVAQVQVLIVPTLDGMPIEMASIAVTDKWKLGDEKKDNGVLFLIAANDRKLRIEVGQGLEGAIPDVIASRIIRDQVVPLFRARQFSAGIVLGTHEILRLADKEFAEQNGLQEGVPAKSDRDGSGGDIPIGVIIILFIIISILGRFGGGRGRHLRGGGWGGGYGGGGGWSSGGGGGGWSGGGGGFSGGGSSGSW
- a CDS encoding LemA family protein, encoding MKNRILVLALMLMPFMVGCGIQSLPQSKNATEAALAEVNNQYKRRADLIPNLVNVVKGYAKHEEATLTAVTEARAKATSMQIDPSKVTPEQLAKFQQAQSGLSQALGRLMVVSEQYPQLKADQNFRDLQAQLEGTENRITIARQRYIETINAFNNQVSVPPTSWTNAIMYHFEKMPQWDMTPEEKASAEKAPEVKF
- a CDS encoding TPM domain-containing protein, producing the protein MAWINKYLSEADLARIEAAISKMEEATSGEIVPVIVRRSSAVGHVPLTLTLLLTLFLVIVEFPFSDWLWVTPWVYLWPVIVVAFYALSHVLAKSKWIQKLFVPEKDEVDSVHQRAHLEFYLNRIHRTEGGTGVLIFVSVMEKKAVVLADEGISKKLPKEHWDEILGILGKSLHQGQWAQGFVAAIEACGKDLQTHFPLASAGTNELKNHLIIKD
- a CDS encoding pseudouridine synthase — encoded protein: MTRIIKLQHTEIAGCIFVDKIAGLNTHTPEYGQRGCVEIYEEELDRKLYTVHRLDKATSGALVFATSSEIAAQLTQAFEQHKVEKKYLFLTDKKIARTEFTYESFIQKEKNVFVSRETAEPNSKTSFKWVKSLGPYQLWEAVPHSGKPHQIRLHAEANGIAILGDSEHNGSRHFRLCLHSQVLGFELNGQAVRFETALPHWAEDNATTDPEEQILNEAFQRRERMFNFMTLTDECLRLSHREMDTYRIDQYGDHLWVYWYKESDPTVQDLLRFEKIAKKYHKKILIRKMLNRGEDPNAELLWKIGNTATRWQAKENGVLYDLRSDTGLSPGLFLDQRENRLWVKEHAQDRSVLNLFSYTSGFSVVSALAGAREVCTVDVSQNFIDWSKQNFVLNGLDPEAENHEFWVQDCILFLKGTIRRKRKFGLIVCDPPSFGRSKGGVFSISKSFDELLINCLYCLQKDGLLLFCTNYEKWTTGDLHLRLNKLKREFSFKILPAPAQGMDFELPDQEPLMKSIIIRKN
- a CDS encoding TrmH family RNA methyltransferase, giving the protein MFPYGPELEINANLRVNYQLVLEKIGPLLTDERRQKIEKVVALRNFDTAVVLEGIYDRGNISAVMRSAEGLGFGNFHVIETQEKFKEANRVTQGADKWVEVKKWKKTADCVKALKNQGYKIYVTHLDANAKPLHEIDFSGKSALVLGNERDGVTPEMIAAADQTIIIPMTGFVQSFNISVAGALGLYHISQDRLNRRGTNASLTDEEQGILRAHYYMRTQDSAAQYLEEMFSRGNL
- a CDS encoding phosphatase domain-containing protein, producing the protein MKKLLLLPVLFAVAACAEKTVSLTPDKPVSTKIPFFMTRPQPTTPVELVFDNDHATAKPMNYRKNDSLRMSGSATFSPKALKEVSKPVKKNKASLYVFDLRQESHGLINDIPVTWYADRDWANADLNHEEAVRRERRLLGDLRVGEKIGTTTIQSIETEESMIRTGGHQYVRLTVTDHVRPVDSEVDRFIESVRALPENAWVHFHCRAGKGRTTTFMVLYDMLKNAKADSFEAIIKHNTELSNDYDVLTVPADEKDWKYPYQKERAAFVTEFYNYAKAHPNGEGMLWGEWVLR
- a CDS encoding acyl-CoA dehydrogenase family protein, coding for MSFNWKEFDLYNPTPEHAMLRETLKSFTEAEIEPQAHEHDRSEKFNLELFRKVGELGLLGITVPEQFGGAGMDATAATIVHEEFSAADPGFCLAYLAHSMLCVNNIAVNGSDEQRHRILPKLCSGEWVGSMAMSEPAIGTDVLGMQTTAVKKGDEYIINGRKMWITNGTIDENNTACDLVLVYARTGEKHGRALISTFLVEKSHKGFEVGQKIKDKLGMRGSNTAELVFQDCHVPASSLIGHEGDSMLHMMRNLEIERLTLAAMSLGIARRSIEIMNRYATEREAFGKSLNHFGQMQRYIADSYAEYKAARAYVYETARRMDLNKEGNRLDSDGVKLVATTMAKNVADRAIQVLGGYGYVGEYVVERLWRDAKLLEIGGGTLEAHQKNITRDLAKNPEALYK